The following DNA comes from Microbacterium wangchenii.
CGGAATCGCCCTCGACGATGAACAGCTCGGAGTCGGCGACGTCGTTCGAGCGGCAGTCCACGAGCTTCACTGGCAGCGAGGAGGACTCCAGGGCGTTCTTGCGGCGCTGGGTCTCCTTGTGCGTGCGCGCCGAGATGCGCGACTTCATCTCCGAGACGACCTTGTCCAGCAGCAGGGCGGTCTGCGCCTTGTCGTCGCGCTTGGTCGAGGCGAAACGCGCGGCGAGCTGCTTCGTGACCACCGACGACACGATCTGGCGGACCGCCGGGGTCCCGAGGATCTCCTTGGTCTGTCCCTCGAACTGCGGCTCGGGCAGCCGCACGTTCAGCACGGCCGTGAGCCCCGCGAGGATGTCGTCCTTCTCGAGCTTGTCGTTGCCCACCTTCAGGCGGCGGGCGTTCTGCTCGACCTGGCCGCGCAGCACCTTCATGAGGCCCTGCTCGAACCCCTGCTGGTGCGTGCCGCCCTTGGGGGTGGCGATGATGTTGACGAAGGAGCGCATCACGGTGTCGTAGCCGGTGCCCCACCGCAGCGCCACGTCCACCTCGCACTCGCGCTCCACATCCGTGGGCACCATGGCGCCCGTCGGCTGGAGCACCGGGACGGTCTCGGTGAAGGTCCCCGACCCGGTCAGGCGCCACGTCTCGGTGATGCCGGCGTCGGGCGCCAGGAACTCCGCGAACTCCGAGATGCCGCCGTCGAACCGGTACGCGGTCTCCACGGGTTCTGCCCCGCGCTCCTCGCGGACGACCATCTCCAGGCCCGGCACGAGGAACGCCGTCTGGCGCACGCGCTGCTCGAGCTCCTCGAAGCCGAAGGCGACGTTCTTCGTGAAGATCTGACGGTCGGCCCAGTACCGGATGCGGGTGCCGGTGACGCCCTTGCGGGCCTTGCCCACGACGCGCAGCTCGCTGCTCTTGTCGAACGGCGTGAACGGAGCATCCGGGGTGGGGCCGGCGAACACGCCCGGCTCGCCCCGGTGGAACGACATCGCGTACGTCTTGCCGCCGCGGTCGACCTCGACGTCGAGGCGCTCGGAGAGGGCATTGACCACGGATGCGCCGACGCCGTGCAGACCGCCGGAAGCGGCGTACGAGCCGCCGCCGAACTTGCCACCGGCGTGCAGCTTCGTGAAGACCACCTCGACACCCGACAGACCCGTGCGCGGCTCGATGTCGACGGGGATCCCGCGGGCCCGGTCGCGCACCTCGACGCTGCCGTCGCCGTGCAGGATGATGTCGATGCGGTCGCCGTGCCCGCCCAGGGCCTCATCGACGGAGTTGTCGATGATCTCCCACAGGCAGTGCATCAGACCACGGGAGTCGGTGGACCCGATGTACATACCGGGGCGCTTGCGGACGGCTTCGAGGCCTTCGAGCACCTGAAGGTGATGGGCGGAATACTCGTCGGTCACAATCTCCCACGATATCCGCGCCCTCCCCCACCGGGCTGCAGACACACGGCGCCCGGGGGCCGTCGTACGCGGTGAGCGAAATGCCGGGCACGGCGGGCGCCGGTGCCCTCAGGGCGTGGTTGTATGAGTTGAGCGAAGAACCGCGAGCACCGGAGGAGGGTACCGAGATGAACACGCTATCGACACCGACCGACAACGCCGCCGTCCTCGAGTACCGTCTCACCGCGGCCGACCGGTGTGACTCGTGCGGGGCTCAGGCATACATCGCCGCAGAGGTGAACGGCAGCGAACTGCTGTTCTGCGCGCACCACGGACGCAAGTACGAGGAGAAGCTGCGCAACGTGGCCACCTCGTGGCACGACGAGACCGCGCGTCTCACCGCGAGCGCCTGACCGGCCTCAGCTGACCGGCGCACAGGCTCAGCCGACCGGCGCACCCGGATAGATCCGCTCGATCCGGGGCGAGATCCGCACCGCGATCTCCTCCCCGATCGTGGCGATCCGCTCGGCCAGCTCCGTCGCGGAGTGCAGTCCGCCCGCGCCGAGCACGACCACCTCGTCGCCCGCGGTCATCCCGTCCCATCCCTCGACGATCAGCCGGTCCGGCCGCACCGTCACCACGCGGCGCACACCCGCGGGCGTGCGCACGCTGAGCATCCCGCCGAGCGGTGAGGGGATGCCGTCGAGGCTGCCCACGCCGACGTGTGCGTGTGTGCCGTCGGTGCCGATCACATGCGCCCGCAGCGAGGC
Coding sequences within:
- a CDS encoding DUF7455 domain-containing protein, which translates into the protein MNTLSTPTDNAAVLEYRLTAADRCDSCGAQAYIAAEVNGSELLFCAHHGRKYEEKLRNVATSWHDETARLTASA
- a CDS encoding DNA gyrase/topoisomerase IV subunit B, translated to MTDEYSAHHLQVLEGLEAVRKRPGMYIGSTDSRGLMHCLWEIIDNSVDEALGGHGDRIDIILHGDGSVEVRDRARGIPVDIEPRTGLSGVEVVFTKLHAGGKFGGGSYAASGGLHGVGASVVNALSERLDVEVDRGGKTYAMSFHRGEPGVFAGPTPDAPFTPFDKSSELRVVGKARKGVTGTRIRYWADRQIFTKNVAFGFEELEQRVRQTAFLVPGLEMVVREERGAEPVETAYRFDGGISEFAEFLAPDAGITETWRLTGSGTFTETVPVLQPTGAMVPTDVERECEVDVALRWGTGYDTVMRSFVNIIATPKGGTHQQGFEQGLMKVLRGQVEQNARRLKVGNDKLEKDDILAGLTAVLNVRLPEPQFEGQTKEILGTPAVRQIVSSVVTKQLAARFASTKRDDKAQTALLLDKVVSEMKSRISARTHKETQRRKNALESSSLPVKLVDCRSNDVADSELFIVEGDSALGTAKLARSSEYQALLPIRGKILNVQKASVSDMLSNAECAAIIQTIGAGSGRSFELDAARYGKVILMSDADVDGAHIRTLLLTLFFRYMRPLVEAGRVFAAVPPLHRVVVMNPGTKPNETIYTYSEQELHALLTKLTKSGKRWQEPVQRYKGLGEMDADQLATTTMDRAGRTLRRVRVEDAELAASVFELLMGNEVAPRREFIVEASDRLARERIDA